The proteins below come from a single Miscanthus floridulus cultivar M001 chromosome 1, ASM1932011v1, whole genome shotgun sequence genomic window:
- the LOC136477119 gene encoding L-type lectin-domain containing receptor kinase SIT2-like, producing the protein MPLLVLLLCVSLNLVHSSGGAIDFIFNGFAGANLTVDDSAMVTPDGVLVLTNGTYLMKGHGVYPAPLHFRSPSGAGGSVLSFSTTFVFAILSEYAELSAYGIAFFIAPTKSFTDTLPSQFIGLFNTSDVGNATNHVFTVELDTLLDVEFGDMDSNHVGIDINGLRSVKAASAAYYDDGGVLHNLSLISGKAMQVWVDYDGPSTELNVTLAPQRMPKPKKPLLSHAVDLSTVITDTSYVGFASSLGSMSSRHCILGWSFSLNGSTAPPLDYSKLPMPPIAGGGGGRSNTVLEVALPIGVVAFVLAAVTSVFVFGWRRVKYAELREEWEDEFGPRRFSYKDLFHATGGFDDRHLLGAGGFGKVYKGVLPVSKLQVAVKRVSHDSRQGIKEFVAEITSIGRLQHRNLVRLLGYCRRRGELLLVYEYMPNGSLDKFLYDRGRKPTLDWCKRFRVIKDVALGLFYLHNNCEQVIVHRDVKASNVLLDDAMAGHLGDFGLARLHDHGGNPRTTRVVGTIGYLAPELARTSKATPLTDVFAFGVFLLEVTCGRRPIEEDARGDGDRVLLVDWVLGRWSEGRIRDCVDARLQGEYDAGEASLALRLGLLCTQASPGARPSMPEVVRYLEGSLGLPEPSPTELDFGAMASLQSNGFDSYAMLYPTSSAASDASHGTVSDLSGGR; encoded by the coding sequence ATGCCACTGCTTGTGCTCCTCCTCTGCGTTAGCCTCAACCTTGTGCACTCCTCCGGCGGCGCCATCGACTTCATCTTCAATGGCTTCGCCGGTGCAAACCTCACCGTCGACGACTCGGCCATGGTCACACCGGACGGCGTCCTCGTGCTCACCAACGGCACGTACCTGATGAAAGGCCACGGCGTGTACCCAGCCCCGCTCCACTTCCGCTCACCATCAGGCGCCGGTGGAAGCGTGCTCTCCTTCTCGACCACCTTCgtgttcgccatcctctcggaGTACGCCGAGCTGAGCGCCTACGGCATCGCCTTCTTCATAGCCCCTACCAAGAGCTTCACGGACACGTTGCCGAGCCAGTTCATAGGTCTCTTCAACACGAGCGATGTCGGGAACGCCACCAACCATGTCTTCACCGTCGAGCTCGACACGCTACTCGACGTGGAGTTCGGGGACATGGACAGCAACCACGTCGGGATTGACATAAACGGGCTGAGGTCTGTGAAGGCCGCCTCGGCAGCTTACTACGACGACGGTGGAGTGCTCCATAACTTGAGCCTGATCAGCGGCAAGGCCATGCAGGTGTGGGTGGACTATGATGGCCCGAGCACGGAGCTCAACGTGACGCTAGCACCCCAGCGGATGCCGAAGCCCAAGAAGCCTCTTCTCTCCCATGCCGTCGACCTCTCGACGGTGATCACGGACACGTCGTACGTCGGCTTTGCCTCCTCCCTGGGCTCCATGTCGTCGCGGCACTGCATCCTTGGCTGGAGCTTTTCCTTGAACGGATCAACAGCTCCTCCACTCGACTACTCCAAGCTGCCTATGCCGCCGATAGCTGGTGGCGGAGGTGGTCGGTCAAACACGGTCCTCGAGGTAGCGCTGCCAATCGGCGTCGTGGCGTTCGTCCTCGCCGCGGTCACCAGCGTGTTTGTGTTCGGTTGGAGAAGGGTCAAGTACGCCGAGCTTCGTGAGGAATGGGAGGACGAGTTCGGGCCGCGCCGGTTCTCGTACAAGGACCTCTTCCACGCCACCGGCGGGTTCGACGACAGGCATCTGCTCGGCGCCGGCGGGTTCGGGAAGGTGTACAAGGGAGTGCTCCCGGTGTCCAAGCTCCAGGTGGCCGTAAAGAGGGTGTCGCATGACTCGCGCCAGGGGATCAAAGAGTTCGTCGCCGAGATCACAAGCATCGGCCGCCTCCAGCACCGGAACCTCGTCCGCCTGCTCGGCTACTGCCGCCGGAGAGGCGAGCTCCTCCTGGTGTACGAGTACATGCCTAACGGAAGCCTCGACAAGTTTCTGTACGATCGTGGGAGGAAGCCGACTCTGGACTGGTGCAAGCGCTTCCGGGTCATCAAAGACGTCGCCTTGGGCCTCTTCTACCTCCACAACAACTGCGAGCAGGTGATCGTCCACCGTGACGTCAAGGCGAGCAACGTTCTCCTCGACGACGCGATGGCCGGGCACCTGGGCGACTTCGGGCTCGCCAGGCTGCACGACCACGGCGGCAACCCGCGGACGACGCGGGTGGTCGGCACCATCGGGTACCTGGCCCCCGAGCTGGCGCGCACCTCCAAGGCGACGCCGCTCACCGACGTGTTCGCGTTCGGGGTGTTCCTCCTGGAGGTCACGTGTGGGCGGCGGCCCATCGAGGAAGACGCGCGCGGCGATGGCGACCGCGTCCTGCTCGTGGACTGGGTGCTCGGGCGCTGGTCCGAAGGCAGGATCAGAGACTGCGTGGACGCGAGGCTCCAGGGGGAGTACGACGCCGGCGAGGCGAGCCTGGCGCTCAGGCTGGGGCTGCTCTGCACGCAGGCCTCGCCCGGTGCGAGGCCGAGCATGCCGGAGGTCGTGCGCTACCTGGAAGGCAGCCTGGGGCTCCCGGAGCCGTCCCCGACGGAGCTGGATTTCGGCGCCATGGCTTCGCTGCAGAGCAACGGGTTTGACTCGTACGCCATGTTGTATCCGACGTCCTCGGCAGCGTCCGACGCGAGCCACGGCACGGTGTCTGATTTGTCCGGGGGACGATGA
- the LOC136453804 gene encoding L-type lectin-domain containing receptor kinase SIT2-like has product MGYLAPELARSGKASPLTDVFAFGAFILEVMCGRRAVEQSMTDSWLMLGNYDDDEAMLAFKLGLLCSHPLPATRPSMRQVMQYLDGDMPFPELTPSHLSFSMLALMGYSDPRILGY; this is encoded by the exons ATGGGGTACCTTGCGCCGGAGCTGGCGCGGTCAGGGAAAGCGTCCCCTCTCACCGACGTGTTCGCCTTCGGGGCGTTCATCCTCGAGGTCATGTGTGGACGGAGAGCCGTGGAGCAGAGCATGACCGACAGCTGGCTCATGCTG GGGAATTACGACGACGACGAGGCCATGCTGGCGTTCAAGCTGGGGCTGCTGTGCTCACACCCGTTGCCCGCCACGAGGCCGAGCATGCGGCAGGTGATGCAGTATCTCGACGGCGACATGCCTTTCCCTGAGCTCACGCCGTCGCACCTCAGCTTCAGCATGCTGGCCCTGATGGGATACAGCGATCCACGAATATTGGGAtattga